The Psychrobacter sp. LV10R520-6 genome includes a region encoding these proteins:
- a CDS encoding polyprenyl synthetase family protein: MDKQVFGSLNSKVQLVMSVSQHVINAGGKRMRPLITLLCARMFHDAPSQQAMHLAAITEMLHTATLVHDDVIDESGQRRGKPTANATWDNATAVLVGDYLIARAFNLLVGFQSLPLLQLFSDGTCDIAEGEVLQLQHQHNPTALEADYLRIIDGKTSRLFMMATQGAAILQDQTQHLQALADFGQHFGNAFQIVDDVLDYSGDSEVMGKNLGDDLAEGKPTLPTIKALELLKDTDQDGYEQLRIAVQTGKTPNAEQLIELVRGSGSLDYCKQRALEETKLAQQALATLPDNRHRQGLYQLTELASARLS; this comes from the coding sequence ATGGATAAGCAAGTTTTTGGTAGTCTTAACTCCAAAGTCCAACTAGTGATGAGCGTCTCACAACATGTGATTAACGCGGGTGGCAAACGGATGCGCCCGCTGATTACTTTGTTATGTGCACGAATGTTTCATGATGCCCCGTCACAGCAGGCGATGCATTTGGCGGCCATTACTGAAATGTTGCATACCGCAACTTTGGTACATGATGACGTGATTGACGAATCAGGACAGCGCCGCGGCAAGCCTACTGCTAATGCCACATGGGACAATGCCACGGCGGTGCTAGTCGGTGATTATCTGATCGCCCGGGCGTTTAATTTATTGGTCGGCTTTCAAAGCTTACCCTTATTGCAATTGTTCTCAGATGGTACTTGCGATATTGCCGAAGGTGAAGTATTGCAGCTTCAGCATCAACATAACCCTACCGCGCTTGAGGCTGACTATCTGCGTATCATTGATGGCAAAACCTCACGGTTATTTATGATGGCTACCCAAGGGGCCGCTATCTTACAAGATCAAACCCAGCACCTTCAAGCATTAGCAGATTTTGGTCAGCACTTTGGTAACGCGTTTCAGATTGTCGATGATGTGCTTGATTACAGTGGCGACAGTGAGGTGATGGGCAAGAACCTAGGCGATGATTTAGCAGAAGGCAAGCCTACTCTGCCAACGATTAAGGCACTTGAGTTATTAAAAGACACGGATCAAGACGGCTATGAGCAATTGCGAATTGCCGTACAGACTGGTAAAACGCCGAACGCGGAACAATTGATTGAGCTAGTGCGCGGTTCGGGCTCATTAGATTACTGTAAACAGCGTGCTTTGGAAGAGACCAAACTCGCTCAGCAAGCACTCGCCACTCTACCCGATAACCGCCATCGTCAAGGATTATACCAGTTGACTGAGCTTGCCAGCGCACGTTTGTCGTAA
- a CDS encoding efflux transporter outer membrane subunit, with the protein MSFSTLFTPNSATKAVVTSTASVRPMTGTWFVSTAMIATFSVSRVRKNSGRLLGLTALAMSMAACNTIPKADMSPVLAEPNIPIEQAYGAFDRETISNAEQPSLASQRWQNFYSDERLKGLIALGLENNKDFESASLAIEKARAQYRITDIRDLPTIDGSAGYSRRRQSSPIGGSQTGDSYNVQLGLANYELDFWGKIASLKEQALQNFLATTAAKDATQISLISNIAQSYANLSYSLAQLKLAEATVESRERSLFIASKRFEAGIDPKLPSLQSSASLENAKLAVLRAQSSILTSRNALQFLVGAPIPGGLIPTPAVSNVTTQEIFSAGLPSELLRYRPDVLQAEYNLKAAGANIEVARASYYPSISLASSVGVSSDSLNDLFSSGAVGWSFGPSISVPLFDAGLLDANYDVAKIEREQTLASYERSIQTAFREVSDVLATRATLGEQLESQYRLQDNFEQTYQIADARFKAGISNYLDVLDAQRSLFSTQQGILDLELQKIISQVELYQALGGGANFGVPTIIPVPQYTNVAQLGRAPGNSAEAKAAYAIDAASSARVISVQEAIAIKQSNSPTTAVFEPTAIVDIDNDNDADAAVGVLIEETPVEQVPVTQIIEP; encoded by the coding sequence ATGAGTTTTAGTACGTTATTTACCCCTAACTCAGCCACCAAAGCAGTAGTTACCTCTACTGCCAGCGTGCGCCCAATGACAGGCACTTGGTTTGTCTCTACCGCTATGATTGCGACTTTCTCAGTATCGCGGGTACGCAAGAATAGTGGACGCTTATTAGGTTTGACGGCATTAGCAATGAGTATGGCAGCGTGTAATACCATCCCAAAAGCGGATATGAGCCCTGTACTTGCTGAGCCTAATATACCGATTGAGCAAGCCTATGGTGCATTCGATCGTGAGACTATCAGTAACGCCGAGCAACCAAGTCTCGCCAGTCAACGCTGGCAGAACTTTTATAGTGATGAGCGTCTGAAGGGTCTTATTGCATTGGGTCTTGAGAATAATAAAGACTTTGAAAGTGCCAGCTTGGCTATTGAAAAAGCACGCGCTCAATATCGAATTACTGATATTCGTGATCTGCCCACCATTGATGGTAGCGCCGGCTACTCTCGCCGGCGTCAAAGCAGTCCAATAGGCGGCAGTCAAACTGGCGATAGTTACAATGTGCAATTGGGCTTAGCCAACTACGAGCTCGACTTTTGGGGCAAAATTGCCAGTCTAAAAGAGCAGGCATTGCAAAATTTCTTAGCAACGACTGCGGCAAAAGATGCCACCCAAATTAGCTTAATTAGTAATATTGCCCAAAGCTATGCTAATTTAAGCTATAGCTTAGCGCAGCTAAAACTGGCAGAAGCGACGGTTGAGAGCCGTGAAAGATCGCTATTCATTGCCAGTAAGCGCTTTGAAGCAGGTATCGATCCTAAACTGCCCTCGTTACAGTCAAGTGCATCGCTTGAGAATGCTAAACTTGCGGTACTACGGGCGCAAAGCAGCATCTTAACCTCACGTAATGCGCTACAGTTTTTAGTAGGTGCTCCCATTCCAGGCGGTCTTATTCCAACGCCTGCTGTTAGTAATGTGACCACACAAGAAATCTTTAGTGCCGGTCTACCAAGCGAGCTACTACGCTATCGCCCTGATGTATTACAAGCGGAATATAATCTTAAAGCCGCTGGTGCTAATATTGAAGTGGCACGCGCGTCTTATTACCCTTCAATTAGCCTTGCCAGTAGTGTGGGCGTGAGTAGTGATAGTTTAAATGATTTATTTAGCAGTGGCGCAGTAGGTTGGTCATTTGGCCCAAGTATCAGCGTGCCCCTCTTTGATGCCGGACTCTTGGATGCCAACTATGATGTGGCTAAAATCGAACGTGAACAAACGCTTGCCAGTTACGAGAGATCTATTCAAACGGCGTTTCGTGAAGTATCAGATGTTCTTGCAACGCGGGCAACATTAGGTGAGCAGCTTGAGTCACAGTACCGTCTACAAGATAACTTCGAGCAAACCTATCAAATTGCGGACGCTCGTTTTAAAGCCGGTATATCCAACTACCTAGACGTACTCGATGCTCAACGCTCATTGTTCTCAACTCAACAAGGGATTTTAGATTTAGAGCTACAAAAAATTATTAGCCAAGTTGAATTGTACCAGGCCCTTGGTGGCGGTGCTAATTTTGGTGTGCCAACCATTATTCCAGTACCACAATATACCAACGTGGCACAATTAGGTAGAGCGCCTGGCAATAGTGCTGAAGCAAAAGCCGCTTACGCTATCGATGCCGCCAGTTCAGCGCGGGTAATTTCTGTGCAAGAAGCCATTGCCATTAAGCAGTCAAATTCGCCAACGACAGCTGTCTTTGAACCAACTGCGATTGTCGATATCGATAATGATAACGATGCTGATGCAGCAGTCGGTGTTTTGATTGAAGAAACTCCTGTTGAACAAGTACCAGTCACGCAGATTATTGAGCCTTAA
- the rpmA gene encoding 50S ribosomal protein L27, protein MAHKKAAGSTRNGRDSNPKMLGVKIFGGQTIVAGNIIVRQRGTEFHAGEGVGMGRDHTLFALNDGVVKFATKGKFNRRYVMVEGA, encoded by the coding sequence ATGGCACATAAAAAAGCTGCCGGTTCGACCCGTAACGGTCGTGATTCAAACCCAAAAATGCTCGGCGTAAAAATCTTCGGTGGCCAAACCATCGTTGCTGGTAACATCATCGTTCGTCAACGTGGTACAGAGTTCCACGCTGGCGAAGGCGTTGGCATGGGTCGTGACCATACTTTATTTGCATTGAATGACGGTGTGGTAAAGTTCGCGACCAAAGGTAAATTCAACCGTCGCTATGTGATGGTTGAAGGCGCATAA
- a CDS encoding efflux RND transporter permease subunit: MSRFFINRPIFAWVMAILVMLIGIISVINLPIEQYPAIAPPTISISATYPGANAETIENSVVQIIEQRMKGLDGLMYIKSSSASNGSASVQLFFENGTDADTAQVQVQNKLQAAMSSLPEQVQRQGVNVNKASEGFLAVFGFVSEDGSMDRADIGDYINSNVVDPLSRVEGVGQVQTFGASYAMRIWLDPERLRGYRLVPSDVINAVRAQNAQVSAGQLGQAPADVDEQVINATVTIQSYLKTPDEFKKILLKTDTSGAQVRLGDVADVEIGSENYSTISLFNGQPAAGLAVSLSSGANALETRELVGDRIAELEANFPIGLKSVVPYDTTPFVRLSIEQVVKTLIEAIVLVFIVMFVFLQNWRATIIPTLAVPVVLLGTFAVLYVAGFSINVLTMFAMVLSIGLLVDDAIVVVENVERILEEDPHISIKDATIQSMGEISKIVVGIALILSAVFIPMAFFGGSTGVIYRQFAITLITSMVLSALVALIFTPALCVTVLKRNKSHEKGNSEHQKGFFGWFNRSFTKTSRSYESFVGKSFRFKWVYFIVYAAIIGIMAVVFLRIPGSFLPEEDQGIMFTAVQLPAGSTLDETQDVLDKVSDYYSSQEPDNVASAFTIAGFSFVGQGQNVGIAFVKLSDWADRKGDENTARAISDRAQGYFSSQINEATVFNIIPPAISGLGNSSGFDLMLQDSGNLGHEGLLEARNMLLGMAAQNDQVSGVRPNGQEDAPQLKIDINQEQAAAYGLSLASINSVISTAWGSSYINDFIDRGRVKRVIVQGQPSSRTNPDDLGKWYVRNDSNEMISFDAFSSSRWQTGSPGLTRYNSLASMNIQGNAAEGLSTGEAMEAMEAMVEKLPDGISYEWTGLSLEEQKSGAQAPMLYAISILVVFLCLAALYESWSVPFSVLLVIPLGVLGAVLFTWFRGFSNDIYLQVGLLTVVGLSAKNAILIIEFARDHQEEGYSLKESVMTAARQRLRPIIMTSLAFGLGVVPLFIATGAGSGSQNAIGTSVVGGVVSATLLGIFFIPMFYIWVRSIFPYRGNEAHDPNDPNDKDDGNDPNGPNNQDGPTDPNGSHDPDETLVTPKVLDTPTDDMQDPTPSESYQPLSFGDNTK; encoded by the coding sequence ATGTCACGTTTTTTTATTAATCGCCCTATTTTTGCATGGGTGATGGCCATTTTGGTTATGCTCATCGGGATAATATCGGTTATCAACCTACCGATTGAGCAGTATCCGGCTATTGCGCCGCCAACCATTTCGATTAGCGCCACCTACCCTGGTGCTAACGCTGAAACCATTGAAAACTCAGTGGTACAGATTATTGAGCAGCGCATGAAGGGCCTTGATGGCTTGATGTATATAAAGTCGTCGAGTGCTTCAAATGGTAGTGCTTCTGTACAGCTTTTCTTTGAGAACGGTACGGATGCCGATACGGCGCAAGTACAAGTTCAGAACAAATTACAGGCCGCAATGAGCTCGTTGCCTGAGCAAGTACAGCGTCAGGGCGTCAACGTCAATAAAGCCTCTGAAGGCTTTTTAGCCGTGTTTGGGTTTGTCTCCGAAGATGGCAGTATGGATCGTGCTGATATTGGTGATTATATTAACTCTAATGTCGTCGATCCGCTCAGCCGTGTTGAAGGGGTTGGTCAAGTACAAACATTCGGTGCCTCTTACGCAATGCGTATTTGGCTCGACCCTGAACGCTTACGTGGCTATCGTTTGGTGCCATCTGATGTGATCAATGCCGTACGAGCGCAAAACGCCCAAGTATCCGCCGGTCAATTAGGTCAAGCACCCGCTGATGTCGATGAACAAGTTATTAATGCGACAGTCACCATTCAGAGTTATCTAAAAACGCCTGACGAGTTCAAAAAAATTCTACTAAAAACAGATACCTCTGGTGCACAAGTGCGCTTAGGTGATGTTGCAGACGTTGAAATTGGTAGTGAAAATTATAGTACTATTTCGTTGTTTAATGGCCAACCAGCAGCTGGCCTTGCCGTCTCACTATCAAGCGGTGCTAACGCTCTTGAAACCCGCGAATTGGTCGGTGATCGAATCGCCGAGCTAGAAGCAAACTTCCCTATAGGTCTAAAGTCAGTCGTTCCTTACGACACCACTCCATTTGTACGCTTGTCTATTGAGCAAGTGGTTAAGACCTTAATTGAAGCGATTGTATTGGTATTTATTGTCATGTTTGTTTTCTTGCAGAACTGGCGCGCGACTATTATCCCGACCCTAGCCGTACCTGTGGTATTGCTAGGTACTTTTGCGGTGCTGTATGTCGCAGGGTTTAGTATTAACGTACTGACCATGTTTGCCATGGTGCTGTCCATTGGTCTACTAGTGGATGATGCCATTGTGGTAGTAGAGAACGTCGAGCGGATTTTGGAAGAAGACCCGCATATCTCTATTAAAGATGCCACGATCCAATCAATGGGTGAGATTAGTAAAATCGTGGTGGGTATCGCGCTTATCTTATCAGCAGTATTTATTCCGATGGCATTCTTCGGCGGCTCAACTGGGGTAATTTATCGTCAGTTTGCCATTACGCTTATCACTAGCATGGTGCTGTCAGCTCTAGTGGCCCTTATTTTCACCCCTGCCCTCTGTGTGACTGTACTAAAACGTAATAAGAGCCATGAAAAAGGCAACAGCGAGCATCAAAAAGGCTTCTTCGGTTGGTTTAACCGTTCTTTCACCAAAACCAGTCGCTCTTATGAAAGTTTTGTCGGTAAAAGTTTCCGCTTTAAATGGGTATACTTCATTGTCTATGCCGCCATTATCGGTATTATGGCAGTGGTATTCTTACGTATCCCCGGCTCATTTTTACCAGAAGAAGACCAGGGCATTATGTTTACCGCCGTACAGCTACCCGCTGGTTCGACATTGGATGAAACCCAAGATGTTCTTGATAAAGTTAGCGATTATTATAGTAGCCAAGAACCGGATAATGTTGCTTCAGCGTTTACAATCGCGGGCTTCAGTTTTGTTGGACAAGGACAAAATGTCGGTATCGCCTTCGTAAAATTAAGTGACTGGGCAGATCGTAAAGGGGATGAGAATACAGCGCGGGCCATATCTGATCGGGCACAGGGTTACTTCTCTAGCCAAATTAACGAAGCGACTGTTTTTAATATTATACCGCCAGCGATTAGTGGGCTTGGTAACTCTAGTGGTTTTGATTTGATGCTCCAAGATTCTGGTAACCTTGGGCACGAAGGTCTGCTTGAAGCACGTAATATGTTACTGGGTATGGCCGCTCAAAACGATCAAGTATCCGGTGTGCGTCCCAACGGACAAGAAGATGCACCGCAGCTTAAAATTGATATCAACCAAGAGCAAGCCGCTGCTTATGGCTTATCTCTGGCGAGTATTAATAGTGTTATCTCCACCGCTTGGGGCTCAAGTTATATCAATGACTTCATCGACCGTGGTCGTGTTAAACGCGTGATTGTACAAGGTCAGCCTAGTAGCCGTACCAACCCTGATGATCTTGGTAAATGGTATGTGCGCAATGACAGCAACGAGATGATTTCGTTTGATGCTTTTTCTAGTAGCCGATGGCAAACCGGTTCACCAGGTCTCACGCGCTATAACAGTTTGGCGTCAATGAACATTCAGGGTAATGCGGCTGAAGGCTTAAGTACGGGTGAAGCGATGGAGGCCATGGAAGCCATGGTCGAAAAACTGCCTGATGGCATCAGCTACGAATGGACAGGCCTGTCATTAGAAGAGCAAAAGTCAGGCGCTCAAGCGCCCATGCTATATGCCATTTCAATCTTAGTGGTCTTCTTATGTCTAGCGGCGCTGTATGAAAGTTGGTCAGTGCCATTCTCAGTACTATTAGTGATTCCACTTGGGGTATTGGGGGCGGTACTATTTACCTGGTTCCGTGGTTTCTCCAACGATATTTATTTACAAGTCGGTCTACTCACGGTAGTCGGGCTATCAGCCAAAAATGCCATCTTGATTATCGAGTTTGCGAGGGATCACCAAGAAGAAGGTTATAGCCTCAAAGAGTCGGTAATGACGGCGGCTCGGCAACGCTTGCGTCCGATTATTATGACCTCGCTTGCCTTTGGTCTGGGTGTTGTGCCATTATTCATAGCCACTGGCGCCGGGTCTGGTAGCCAAAATGCGATCGGTACCAGTGTGGTTGGTGGGGTGGTCAGCGCTACCCTCTTAGGTATCTTCTTTATTCCTATGTTCTACATTTGGGTGCGTAGCATTTTCCCTTATAGAGGTAATGAAGCGCATGATCCGAATGATCCGAATGATAAAGATGACGGCAATGATCCAAATGGTCCAAACAATCAAGATGGACCGACTGATCCCAATGGCTCACATGATCCTGACGAAACCCTAGTTACGCCAAAAGTGCTAGATACACCGACCGATGATATGCAAGACCCAACTCCCTCTGAGAGTTATCAGCCTCTAAGCTTTGGAGATAATACAAAATGA
- a CDS encoding efflux RND transporter periplasmic adaptor subunit — protein sequence MKHSYLALVIASVLSGAVLVGCDKNEDAAGEATQQMPPAVVNVQTVTFDSVPQVQTFSGRTTAYQIADVRPQVNGIIDEVLFREGSTVKKGQPLYRINTDNYATSITSGKAAVAQAEANYQTALANNANAKAERVSRQASLAQAQNDLQRLQGLVSIDAISKQQYEQAQTQVRTAQAAVQSANAAIGQTRAGIESAKAGIQTAKSGLDASTLDLNRTIVRAPISGRSDRSSVTAGTLVSASQADPLVTVSRLDPIYVDISQSSSELLNLRQQISSGKAQAGMNTVELVLEDGSVYPVKGKLALSEAKVDESTGAITLRAVFPNSNNILLPGMYVSARLTQSVITNAALVPQSAVMRSTKSETQVYIVDENNKIQVRPVTINGTYNGQWVVTDGLKSGDKVVIIGGAKVKPEQEVVAKPLENPNPAPSEQGAPASTAAKTPQQAAKNVDKSTDGKTANKPAQAAAN from the coding sequence ATGAAGCACTCTTATCTTGCGCTTGTAATAGCATCTGTACTTTCTGGAGCTGTACTGGTTGGCTGTGACAAAAATGAGGACGCCGCAGGTGAAGCTACGCAGCAGATGCCGCCTGCCGTCGTCAACGTCCAGACCGTGACTTTTGACAGCGTACCCCAAGTACAGACTTTTTCTGGACGTACTACTGCTTATCAAATAGCAGACGTCCGTCCACAAGTAAACGGTATCATTGACGAAGTGCTGTTCCGTGAGGGCAGCACCGTCAAAAAGGGCCAGCCCCTATATCGTATCAATACCGATAACTACGCAACCTCTATTACTAGTGGTAAGGCTGCGGTAGCACAGGCGGAAGCCAACTACCAGACAGCCTTGGCTAATAATGCCAATGCGAAAGCTGAACGGGTCAGTCGCCAAGCGTCACTAGCCCAAGCGCAAAATGACCTACAGCGTCTGCAAGGGTTAGTCAGTATTGACGCCATCTCCAAGCAACAGTATGAGCAGGCTCAAACACAAGTGCGTACCGCGCAAGCGGCCGTCCAAAGTGCAAATGCCGCTATTGGGCAAACGCGAGCCGGTATCGAAAGCGCAAAAGCCGGTATTCAAACCGCAAAATCTGGTTTAGATGCCAGCACCCTAGATCTCAATCGTACTATCGTCCGTGCGCCGATCTCAGGTCGTAGTGATCGCTCAAGCGTCACTGCGGGTACGCTAGTTAGCGCCAGTCAGGCCGATCCGCTAGTCACTGTTTCACGCTTAGATCCTATCTATGTGGATATCAGTCAATCGTCGTCTGAGCTGCTCAATCTACGTCAACAAATCTCCTCTGGTAAAGCCCAAGCCGGCATGAATACGGTTGAGCTGGTGTTAGAGGACGGCTCTGTCTATCCGGTAAAAGGTAAGCTTGCTTTGTCAGAGGCGAAAGTCGATGAGTCAACTGGGGCTATAACTTTACGTGCCGTATTCCCCAATAGTAATAATATACTGCTACCAGGTATGTATGTCAGCGCACGCTTGACCCAAAGTGTCATTACCAATGCCGCCTTAGTCCCACAAAGTGCGGTTATGCGGTCAACTAAAAGCGAAACTCAAGTTTATATCGTTGATGAAAATAACAAAATCCAAGTTCGTCCGGTTACTATTAATGGTACCTATAATGGACAGTGGGTGGTCACTGATGGTCTAAAGAGTGGTGATAAAGTGGTGATTATCGGTGGCGCAAAGGTTAAACCTGAACAAGAGGTGGTCGCTAAGCCTTTAGAAAATCCAAACCCAGCACCCTCTGAGCAAGGCGCTCCTGCTAGCACTGCTGCCAAAACACCGCAGCAAGCTGCAAAAAATGTGGATAAGTCTACCGATGGCAAAACTGCCAATAAACCGGCACAAGCAGCCGCCAACTAA
- the lolA gene encoding outer membrane lipoprotein chaperone LolA — MTLLTKQDSKPTTTAKQKWMSGALAGVLMTTFGVAAPMVALSQSANAAPASNLVAAQRLNKLLTNTKSMTANFTQTTKGASSGTFKGSMSVQRPNNFRWETKSPSEQLIVANSSSMWVYDKDLEQATQQAVDSQVGNTPALLLSGDPSKIDKNFKITQPYATKNYYVLYPKSSDASFKNLSVSFSGGKPVMMVLNDTLGQTTSIKFNGIKLNPSISSSQFKFTPPKGVDVINQ; from the coding sequence ATGACTTTATTAACTAAGCAAGACTCTAAACCAACAACGACTGCAAAACAGAAATGGATGAGTGGTGCTTTGGCCGGAGTATTGATGACTACATTTGGCGTTGCTGCGCCTATGGTGGCATTGAGCCAATCAGCGAACGCGGCTCCAGCAAGTAATCTAGTCGCAGCTCAGCGCTTAAACAAGCTATTAACCAATACTAAGAGTATGACTGCTAACTTTACTCAAACGACCAAAGGGGCAAGCAGCGGCACCTTTAAGGGCTCAATGAGCGTTCAGCGCCCAAATAACTTTCGCTGGGAAACCAAGTCACCATCAGAACAGCTGATTGTGGCCAATAGCAGCTCGATGTGGGTTTATGATAAAGATTTAGAGCAAGCTACCCAGCAAGCGGTAGACAGCCAAGTAGGTAATACCCCCGCACTGCTACTATCAGGTGACCCAAGTAAAATCGATAAAAACTTTAAAATTACTCAGCCTTATGCTACCAAGAACTATTACGTACTCTACCCTAAGTCAAGTGACGCCAGCTTTAAAAACTTATCCGTAAGTTTTAGTGGTGGCAAACCGGTAATGATGGTACTTAACGATACTTTGGGACAAACTACGTCAATTAAATTTAATGGTATCAAGCTCAACCCAAGTATTAGCAGCAGCCAGTTTAAATTCACGCCACCAAAAGGTGTGGATGTGATCAACCAGTAA
- the rplU gene encoding 50S ribosomal protein L21, whose product MYAVIKSGGKQHRVVVDELLKVELLKVEAGETIKFEDVMMVVDGDNVKIGQPVVDGASVEVEVVKHGRGDKIRIIKHNRRKHYHKEQGHRQWYTLLKIKAINA is encoded by the coding sequence ATGTACGCAGTAATCAAAAGTGGTGGTAAACAGCACCGTGTCGTCGTCGATGAATTGCTTAAAGTTGAACTACTAAAAGTAGAAGCTGGCGAAACGATCAAATTTGAAGACGTGATGATGGTTGTTGACGGCGATAACGTCAAAATCGGTCAGCCAGTCGTTGATGGTGCAAGCGTAGAAGTAGAAGTGGTTAAGCATGGTCGCGGTGACAAAATCCGTATTATCAAGCATAACCGTCGTAAGCATTATCACAAAGAGCAAGGTCACCGCCAATGGTATACCTTGTTAAAAATCAAAGCGATTAATGCTTAG
- the hemB gene encoding porphobilinogen synthase → MTYTFNRQFPETRLRRLRYNDNVRAMIREVELHPKHFIAPVFVLEGNNQREAIASMPGVERLSIDLLIKYAKELLAEGVTTIDIFPVIDNRLKTADGHAAYDENGLSARAVKAVKDAVPEIVVMTDVALDPYTSHGQDGLLDDEGYVVNDETVEVLVKQVLVHARAGADIISPSDMMDGRIKAMRDALEAEGFFNTAIMAYSAKYASAYYGPFRDAVGSAGNLKGGHKKQYQMDFGNRAEALHEVAMDINEGADMVMIKPGQPYLDLVREVKNTFGVPTFAYQVSGEYAMHMAAIQNGWLSDAVILESLIGFRRAGADGILTYFALEAARQLNNA, encoded by the coding sequence ATGACTTACACCTTCAATCGCCAATTTCCCGAAACTCGCCTGCGCCGTCTACGTTATAACGACAATGTACGGGCGATGATTCGTGAAGTTGAGCTACACCCTAAGCATTTCATTGCGCCAGTATTCGTCCTAGAAGGTAACAATCAGCGTGAGGCTATCGCTAGTATGCCAGGCGTTGAGCGCTTATCAATCGATCTGCTTATTAAGTATGCTAAAGAGTTATTAGCAGAAGGTGTCACCACGATTGATATTTTCCCAGTCATTGATAACCGCTTAAAAACGGCCGATGGTCATGCCGCTTATGATGAAAATGGCTTGAGCGCGCGCGCGGTAAAAGCAGTCAAAGATGCCGTACCAGAAATCGTAGTGATGACTGACGTGGCTTTAGACCCTTATACCTCACATGGTCAAGATGGTCTGCTCGATGACGAAGGTTATGTGGTCAACGACGAGACCGTTGAAGTGTTAGTCAAGCAAGTACTGGTACATGCCCGCGCTGGTGCAGACATTATCTCCCCTAGCGATATGATGGATGGCCGCATTAAAGCCATGCGTGATGCTTTGGAAGCAGAAGGTTTTTTCAATACGGCTATTATGGCTTATTCTGCCAAATATGCCTCCGCTTATTATGGTCCATTCCGTGACGCAGTCGGCAGTGCTGGTAATCTAAAAGGCGGCCATAAAAAGCAATACCAGATGGACTTTGGTAATCGCGCAGAAGCTTTGCATGAAGTGGCAATGGATATCAATGAGGGCGCTGATATGGTGATGATTAAACCGGGTCAGCCTTATTTAGATCTGGTTCGTGAAGTGAAAAATACCTTTGGCGTACCGACCTTTGCTTATCAAGTATCTGGCGAATATGCTATGCATATGGCCGCGATTCAAAACGGCTGGTTGAGTGATGCTGTTATTTTAGAATCGCTGATTGGCTTCCGCCGCGCTGGCGCCGATGGTATCTTGACTTATTTTGCGTTAGAGGCGGCACGTCAGTTAAACAATGCTTAG
- the ndhC gene encoding NADH-quinone oxidoreductase subunit A, giving the protein MFAFNWSAVAFVLAAIGLVVFMLVVPRLLGGRSHGLQKEEVFEAGVVGSGNAHIRLSAKFYLVAIFFVIFDLEALYLYAYAVSIRETGWAGFIAAATFIIDLLIGLIYALSLGALNWAPADKLRKKARLYAAPAGFNLATITKFDGVDELMVDPTGKIPAQSSGQINVSNNIEANRHHLQNIDHINTTGNITSVDFAASAQNTNVEPNR; this is encoded by the coding sequence ATGTTTGCCTTTAATTGGTCAGCAGTTGCTTTTGTTTTAGCCGCTATCGGCCTAGTTGTGTTTATGCTGGTCGTTCCGCGCTTGCTTGGCGGACGTTCTCACGGCTTACAAAAAGAAGAAGTATTTGAGGCAGGTGTTGTCGGATCTGGCAACGCCCACATTCGCTTGTCAGCGAAATTCTATTTGGTCGCGATCTTTTTTGTTATTTTTGATTTGGAAGCCCTGTATTTATACGCCTACGCAGTTTCAATTCGTGAAACTGGTTGGGCGGGATTTATTGCTGCTGCGACTTTTATTATCGACTTGCTGATTGGTCTGATCTATGCCTTAAGTCTAGGGGCACTAAACTGGGCACCTGCTGATAAGCTGCGCAAAAAAGCGCGTCTTTATGCGGCACCCGCCGGTTTCAATCTAGCAACCATCACTAAGTTTGATGGCGTTGATGAGCTAATGGTGGATCCTACTGGTAAGATTCCGGCGCAGTCATCAGGGCAAATCAACGTTTCAAATAATATTGAAGCCAATCGTCACCACCTACAAAATATCGATCATATCAATACCACAGGTAATATTACTTCTGTAGATTTTGCGGCGTCTGCTCAGAATACCAATGTTGAGCCCAATCGCTAG